aatatcGAACGATATTTTTAACACACGAATCGTATTCAGTGCTGAAGAACCGACGAAGAGATGAAGATGTCTGTGTAACGTAAGATGTGTGATGAAGATGATACGACGGAATTAATTGTGGATttacgcgcgtacacgcgacGATCGATCGCACGCATGCCGACTGGAAACGCAATCCCCTTTCATTCATCCGCAACATCGATTCATCTCGCGTCAATTAATACAGACTTCTGATTTTTGCTGTCGCCGAACCTGCGCTAATCATGCCACGTAATGTTAATCTTTGGGTACAAAACAATTTGACAAACGTGATTTCTTAGAAGatacttttttattgataaattgtTAGGAATTTCTCATTATTCTCATTCTGCAGTTTGAGATTAAGGTGACGGATACATATACTTGATATTAcaacgtattattattataatgtttcaTCCCTCTACTCTCTCAAGCCACGGAATGACATTTTCTCGTTTCGAATAAACCGATAAATCGCGACGTTTTTCGAGCTTATCATCCACTGACGATTGCTATCGAAGAGTTGATGAGGGCCTTCGATATTCGACACCTGTTTCAAACTCAAGCAGCAGAAATCTTCTTTCTGCTGACAGTGAGCAATGTAAGGAGCCCCTGCTTCCGGAGAAGCAGAACTCCCACAGGATGACACCGACTGGTGGCCGTTCACGGACCACCTCCGAGTCAAAGgacatcaccaccaccactaccaccaccaccaccagcaATGGACAAACAGTCGCGACAAACTCCACTACCAGTGGCGGCGACGAAGATTGCCTCGAGGTGACCATGTTTGACGATGGCGCCGATGGAGGTCGGCTACCGGATGTCGTCGCCGAGAGCAAGATCTACGGCATGACCGACGAGGACGAGCCTCTCGAGTCGTACTTGGCGATCACCATCCAGGTCTTCATACCCTTCCTCATCGCCGGCCTGGGCATGGTGGGCGCTGGATTAGTCCTCGATCTGGTCCAGGTACACGTTCTCCAATTTTCTGCTTGCGATATTTCGCACTCCGTTTATTTCGTCCAGTTATCTTATCTCTGTCTCAAGTTAATCAAGCTGATCGCAGGATTGGCTTCGTACTGTTAACTAATCGTTGTGCTCGCTTATAGCACTGGGTGGTCTTCGAGAAGGTCAACGAGCTCATGATCCTAGTACCGGCACTTCTGGGCCTGAAAGGTAATCTGGAAATGACTCTGGCATCGCGTCTTTCTACTCAAGCGAATCTCGGACACATGGACATGCCGAAGGAACAGTGGCACATGATCATTGGGAATCTCGTCTTAATACAGGTGAGCACAACGCATCGATTTCGTCGGATTCAAGAGAGGACTCATTTTTCCGATGTGCTTTGGGAAGCATTTCCTTATACCGcggtaattttattttctgcataGCCCAGACGCTAATGTTGGATACAATCGGAACAGCGCGCACAAGTCGTCGACTTGCATGTGCCTCAAAAGCATATGTACAAGTACATTGTCCTGATACGAAGCATGAAGCTGTAAAGCAAACTACGTGCGGAACAGAATACACACGTCGGTCCTTCTCGTGCCTTAGCCTCAGACTTTACTCTCGCGAAACTGGTTCTAACTAGATGCTACACAATTAAACGCCGATATTTGCCGTTTGTCATTCAAACCAGTCAGTTACTTAATTCCGTCGAATACATTGCGAAACGCGTATTGGCTCAATTCGCCTGACACGCCGTGTACTTTTCCTCCTAGTCTTCGTTACGACTGCCGGTCTGCCCGATTCTTGCCGACTTTttgagcgagcaagcgagtgCACGTGCGTTTGCTACGTTTTATTTAACAACTATGCGACGTGACGAACGGAAAAGTTCTACGCTATTAATCATCCGGCTTCTTATCGTCTAGCATCGTAAATATATCCACGGGTATAAATATATCCGCGTCACGAGTTTCTCTCGGGTTCAAGTTCAATCTCGCGAATTTCTATCAGCGAATTGGATTGGTGGCACGAGATTTCCTTGACACTCTCAACTCGGAGTTCTCACAATCTATTATCTATAAATTAGCATAATCTGCGGCTTTTTAACAACCCGCTGCTACCTGTTAATCGTGAACGATCACCGTTTGATGTTTCTTGGAAATGGTGGATTGACGAAGAATATCCAGATTGGATGTGATCTGTGTTTACGAGACGAACAGACGGCATGTTATCAAGGAAAGGGAATAATGCTTTTCCTAGCCAAGCTCGATGTGGCAAATGAAGTTACGCGCTCCGGCCGTCTTATCATTGGCgccacaattttattttattatgtgttCAACGCTGACAACGACGGCCTTCGGAAAGCCGACTGTTTGCCATCGTATCGTACACGATCTATCGTACATGTGCACATGGATACTTACTTCAAATGccgtgcaataaataatatgctCGTGCTTCAAGCGAATCGATCTCtatcaaaaaaatataatagccGGTAATCAGAAATTTGCATCAATAATCCCATAATTCTCATTTTTTccataaatttgaaattgtttCTTAGCGTAAGCTTCGTGAGGGTTACTTACCCTCACGAGGGTAAATTATTCTTGAATCTTTTAACATTGTACGAACGTCTtctcaattaaatattaaattaaattcctttTGTCTTCGGaagttttattcattattcaatactaaaaagttatcaTGATTTGCAGTGCCAAGCGATAGTGGTGGGCTTCCTAGGGTCGGTGGTGGCGATCGTGATGGGCGCCTTCCGCAACGGCACAGTCTCCCTGGACCACGCGTATCTCCTGTGCGCGAGCAGTCTGGTCACCGCGTCTCTTGCTTCTTTCGTTTTGGGCCTCATTACCGCAGCCGTTATCGTCTTCTCTCGTCGTTGCCATATCAATCCGGACAACGTGGCCACGCCGATAGCTGCCAGTCTTGGTGACATCACGTCGCTCGCGCTCCTCTCATGGATCGCCACCATACTCTACGAGTGCATAGACAAACAGGACTGGGTGGCACCTCTCGTCATAGCTTGCTATGTCCTTGTGACGCCGCTATGGGTATGGATCGCCAAGAAGAATAAGTATACCAACGACGTGCTCTACTTTGGCTGGACGCCAGTCATGGTGGCGATGTTGATCAGCAGGTAAATTTGCACAATTtgcagaattaaatttgcaaattttgcTCGTTCAGAGCTAAGGAGCTTGAAATTCTAaagtttcttcatttttgcAGATTATCAATGAAtaatgttttgattttttgATATCTGTTCGGAGATCATGGTTATTAGATATTCATCGTTTTATATGTCGAGTAAAGCTTGAGATGAAGATTTGTAATGTATGAAATTTCCTGCAGTTGCGGCGGCCTCATATTGGAGTTCATGGTGTCGCGTTTCGAGAACTTGACGGTGTTCCAGCCGGTGATC
The Ooceraea biroi isolate clonal line C1 chromosome 12, Obir_v5.4, whole genome shotgun sequence DNA segment above includes these coding regions:
- the LOC105284235 gene encoding solute carrier family 41 member 1 isoform X2, which gives rise to MTPTGGRSRTTSESKDITTTTTTTTTSNGQTVATNSTTSGGDEDCLEVTMFDDGADGGRLPDVVAESKIYGMTDEDEPLESYLAITIQVFIPFLIAGLGMVGAGLVLDLVQHWVVFEKVNELMILVPALLGLKGNLEMTLASRLSTQANLGHMDMPKEQWHMIIGNLVLIQCQAIVVGFLGSVVAIVMGAFRNGTVSLDHAYLLCASSLVTASLASFVLGLITAAVIVFSRRCHINPDNVATPIAASLGDITSLALLSWIATILYECIDKQDWVAPLVIACYVLVTPLWVWIAKKNKYTNDVLYFGWTPVMVAMLISSCGGLILEFMVSRFENLTVFQPVINGVGGNLVAVQASRISTALHKQAELGTLLIPPGHTHPVIFITPIANFFGKGMHARTTRVLMTMVIPGHIIFIYLINYIKDGNTSMTPLFVFVYLCAAMLQVAALLYIAFIMIHWMWKRKIDPDNSAIPYLTAMGDLLGISLLAIAFQFLYLVGDQEFDAPITP
- the LOC105284235 gene encoding solute carrier family 41 member 1 isoform X1; the protein is MIEGQVHQHPARVPPDKSQPPQAASIGVKFENEQCKEPLLPEKQNSHRMTPTGGRSRTTSESKDITTTTTTTTTSNGQTVATNSTTSGGDEDCLEVTMFDDGADGGRLPDVVAESKIYGMTDEDEPLESYLAITIQVFIPFLIAGLGMVGAGLVLDLVQHWVVFEKVNELMILVPALLGLKGNLEMTLASRLSTQANLGHMDMPKEQWHMIIGNLVLIQCQAIVVGFLGSVVAIVMGAFRNGTVSLDHAYLLCASSLVTASLASFVLGLITAAVIVFSRRCHINPDNVATPIAASLGDITSLALLSWIATILYECIDKQDWVAPLVIACYVLVTPLWVWIAKKNKYTNDVLYFGWTPVMVAMLISSCGGLILEFMVSRFENLTVFQPVINGVGGNLVAVQASRISTALHKQAELGTLLIPPGHTHPVIFITPIANFFGKGMHARTTRVLMTMVIPGHIIFIYLINYIKDGNTSMTPLFVFVYLCAAMLQVAALLYIAFIMIHWMWKRKIDPDNSAIPYLTAMGDLLGISLLAIAFQFLYLVGDQEFDAPITP